The following are encoded in a window of Cyprinus carpio isolate SPL01 chromosome B18, ASM1834038v1, whole genome shotgun sequence genomic DNA:
- the pik3c2a gene encoding phosphatidylinositol 4-phosphate 3-kinase C2 domain-containing subunit alpha, producing the protein MAHISSGNGFKFDRPASPGVVRPKGVVGMEEALRMEVEALNKIKREKRHTLPATAPSVNPLPNPSVQTSTSRQEKDLIVFSESETQKKEQKDKFEDIDLEKLTKEELEKLLLDDSFCVSQMTRPSSLLGCNLSASYPGGHAFSPSSFHWTPTPTHAQTPIFPSAPFPKPPCSFQNGFSPALSTFISLPAQPTSFLSFTPIQPPAALVYPQPAITPEMAKLFDKIASTSEYLKNGRSSSMETELGSIKSLEPMPQPSEPPSISRFEWLDLDPLNKRKEVEVEEAPIVSSGPFVEESGTAKDPWDAVLLDEPEVVDNGSPSAQVKSKVALATQPRRASTGAAVTRSQSLNIPATSTDHSPGKQVNKGSTNVLSKYSILEEKEVQNLEVVAFCEDISKLRSKFPHDDLATNPGYVLSPVITQRDAGGDNGGSVKVSIEISDSQQPVTFTCDVSSPVDLLIMQALCWVHDDLNQVDLSSYVLKVCGQEEVLQNKHSLGSHEYVQNCRKWETEIKLQLLFLSTMRRDLARTAEDDISPIVLEKYLGLVERPFKESVTREGLAEYLEGYHKQVNLCLQNESTQYKTVDNVVQSVKNLCCALDEVETPAISDAIKKLKRSVNLPRTRSPEAGATSSASTRSANGYASPVEESLTGLTDAVYELAKLYLRSFCPTTPGCTMEEFMEDRRDSKEASGTTEHLQFTLFAVHGIPATWVSSFEKYYLMCALTHNNRNLFKPVQSKKVGTYKSFFYHIKWDELINFPISVALLPLEAMLSLSLYGVLNQNANNSPDSNKQRKGPELLGKVSMPLFDFRRVLSRGSKLLSLWTSPQVLQPGAAGKGKNPSERIILQVDFPSPAVDVLYAGPQENGCPDPQSLDPLDPGDRSEIEKLCAQASTFGLSRADKQLLWDQRYYCRDYQHSLPKILASAPSWDWGSMGEIHSLLHHWPPLSPVSALELLDSKFADTEVRKVAVSWIESSSDDELADYLPQLVQAVKFECHLNNALVIFLLSRALGNVNIAHYLYWLLRDAVQDPAFGQRYDRILGVLLCLCGTGLRTELEKQTRLVQLLGALAEKVRQASSSTRQVVLLEGLERVQSFFQKNSCRLPITPSLVGKELNIKACSFFNSNAVPLKIALVNADPLGDEINVMFKVGEDLRQDMLALQMIRIMDRIWLQEGLDLRIVNFKCISTGKDKGMVELVPSSETLRKIQVENGVTGSFKDKPLAEWLRKYNPAEDEYEKASENFIYTCAGCCVATYILGICDRHNDNIMLRSTGHMFHIDFGKFLGHAQMIGSFKRDRAPFVLTSDMAYVINGGERPTSRFQLFVDLCSQAYNLIRKHSNLFLNLLSLMTQSGLPELTGVQDLKYVYDALQPQTTDAEATIFFTRLIESSLGSVATKFNFFIHNLAQLRFSGLPSNDEPILSFAPRTYTMKQDGRIRDASVFSFQKRYNPDKHYTYVIRILREGQNEPQFVFRTFDEFQELHNKLTILFPLWKLPGFPSKMVLGRTHIKDVASKRKVELSSYVHNLMRSSTEVTQCDIIYTFFHPIARDDKTEGVEGLSKTPDMPPVSPTTGRVEGEVKLSVSYRNSTLFIMVMHIKDLISNDGADPNPYVKTYLLPDPHKTSKRKTKIARKTRNPTFNEMLVYSGYSKETLKQRELQLSVLSAESLRENCYLGGITLSLKDFDLSRETVKWYKLTTVPYF; encoded by the exons ATGGCCCACATATCCAGTGGCAATGGGTTTAAGTTTGACAGGCCAGCCTCTCCAGGGGTGGTCCGGCCCAAAGGGGTTGTGGGAATGGAGGAGGCTTTACGAATGGAGGTAGAGGCCTTGAATAAAATCAAGCGTGAGAAAAGGCACACACTACCAGCCACAGCGCCTTCTGTTAATCCCCTTCCCAATCCATCAGTGCAAACATCCACTAGCCGGCAAGAGAAAGACCTCATTGTGTTCTCGGAATCAgaaacacagaagaaagaacaaaaagacaAATTTGAAGATATCGATTTAGAGAAGCTGACCAAGGAGGAGCTGGAAAAGCTGCTTCTGGATGACAGTTTTTGTGTCAGCCAAATGACAAGACCTTCCTCTTTGCTAGGTTGCAATCTCAGTGCATCTTATCCTGGAGGACATGCGTTCAGCCCTTCTTCTTTCCACTGGACGCCCACCCCAACACACGCACAGACTCCCATCTTCCCCTCTGCTCCCTTCCCGAAGCCTCCGTGCTCTTTCCAGAATGGTTTTAGTCCAGCTTTGTCTACCTTTATTAGTCTGCCGGCCCAACCAACCTCCTTCCTCTCCTTTACACCAATCCAACCACCTGCTGCTCTGGTCTACCCACAGCCTGCCATCACCCCGGAGATGGCCAAGCTGTTTGACAAGATTGCCAGCACTTCGGAATACTTGAAAAACGGCAGGTCCTCCAGCATGGAAACCGAATTGGGAAGTATCAAGTCCCTGGAGCCCATGCCTCAACCCTCAGAACCTCCCAGCATTAGCCGTTTTGAGTGGCTGGACCTGGACCCACTCAACAAGCGAAAGGAGGTGGAGGTAGAGGAGGCACCCATTGTATCAAGTGGACCTTTCGTAGAGGAGTCTGGGACTGCTAAAGACCCATGGGATGCGGTTCTTCTGGATGAACCTGAAGTTGTGGATAATGGCAGTCCCTCGGCACAGGTGAAGAGCAAGGTGGCTTTAGCCACCCAACCTCGAAGAGCATCAACAGGGGCGGCTGTAACAAGAAGCCAGTCCCTAAACATACCTGCAACCTCAACGGATCATAGCCCAGGCAAACAG GTCAATAAAGGAAGTACAAATGTACTCTCAAAGTACTCCATCTTAGAGGAAAAGGAAGTCCAAAATCTAGAAGTTGTAGCATTCTGTGAAGACATTTCAAA ACTGAGGTCAAAGTTCCCTCATGATGACCTGGCTACCAATCCTGGCTATGTTCTCAGCCCTGTGATCACCCAGAGAGATGCAGGAGGGGACAATGGGGGCAGTGTGAAAGTATCCATTGAGATCTCTGATTCTCAACAGCCTGTAACTTTCACTTGTGATG TGAGTTCTCCAGTGGACCTGCTCATAATGCAGGCTTTGTGTTGGGTCCATGATGACCTGAACCAGGTGGACCTCAGCAGCTACGTTCTCAAGGTCTGTGGACAAGAGGAGGTTCTACAGAA TAAACACAGTCTGGGCAGTCATGAGTATGTGCAGAACTGCAGGAAGTGGGAAACGGAGATCAAACTACAGCTCCTTTTTCTTAGCACAATGAGAAGAGATCTGGCCCGAACG GCAGAAGATGACATTTCCCCTATTGTCTTGGAGAAATACCTTGGCCTAGTGGAGAGGCCGTTTAAAGAGTCAGTCACAAG AGAGGGTCTTGCTGAATACCTTGAAGGATATCATAAGCAGGTCAATCTCTGCCTTCAGAATGAG AGCACCCAGTATAAAACAGTGGACAATGTGGTTCAGTCTGTTAAAAATCTGTGCTGCGCTCTGGATGAAGTTGAGACACCAGCCATCAGTGATGCCATCAAGAAGCTCAAACGCTCTGTCAACCTTCCTAGAACACGTTCTCCAGAG GCTGGTGCCACGAGTTCAGCTTCTACACGTTCAGCTAATG GTTATGCTAGCCCAGTGGAGGAGAGTTTAACCGGACTCACAGATGCTGTGTATGAGCTCGCCAAGCTCTACCTGAGGTCTTTCTGTCCAACTACTCCTGGCTGCACGATGGAAGAGTTCATGGAGGACAGGAGGGACAGCAAAGAAGCCTCGGGCACCACTGAGCACCTGCAGTTCACTCTGTTTGCCGTTCATGGCATTCCTGCTACCTGGGTCAGCAG TTTTGAAAAATACTACCTGATGTGTGCCCTGACCCACAACAACAGGAATCTCTTCAAGCCTGTCCAGTCCAAAAAAGTGGGAACATACAAGAGTTTTTTCTACCACATCAAATGGGATGAATT GATAAATTTCCCTATTTCAGTGGCGCTTTTACCACTAGAGGCCATGCTGAGTCTTTCTCTCTACGGGGTTCTTAACCAGAATGCTAACAACTCGCCAGATTCCAACAAGCAACGGAAGGGTCCAGAGCTTTTGGGAAAAGTGTCCATGCCTCTGTTTGATTTCAGAAG gGTGCTGTCAAGAGGTAGCAAGCTGCTAAGTTTGTGGACATCTCCTCAAGTCCTTCAGCCAGGAGCTGCAGGCAAGGGGAAGAATCCTTCAGAACGGATCATACTGCAG GTTGATTTTCCCAGTCCAGCGGTGGATGTGCTTTATGCTGGTCCTCAAGAGAACGGCTGCCCAGACCCTCAGTCTCTAGATCCACTTGATCCAGGAGATCGAAGTGAGATAGAAAAGCTGTGTGCACAAGCATCTACTTTTGG GCTGTCACGAGCAGACAAGCAGCTGCTCTGGGACCAGCGGTACTATTGTCGGGACTATCAACACAGCCTGCCCAAAATCTTGGCTAGTGCACCCAGTTGGGATTGGGGCAGTATGGGTGAGATCCACTCACTTCTGCACCACTGGCCCCCTCTGTCGCCTGTTTCAGCCCTGGAGCTCCTTGATTCAAA GTTTGCTGACACAGAGGTGAGGAAAGTGGCTGTGAGCTGGATCGAGAGCAGCAGTGATGATGAGCTGGCTGACTATCTCCCTCAGCTGGTGCAG GCAGTGAAGTTCGAGTGTCACCTCAACAATGCCTTGGTGATATTTCTGCTGTCTCGAGCTCTGGGAAATGTCAACATTGCACATTATCTTTACTG GCTGCTGAGGGATGCCGTGCAGGACCCAGCGTTTGGTCAGCGTTATGACCGCATCCTCGGTGTGCTGCTGTGTCTGTGTGGGACTGGACTGAGGACTGAGCTTGAGAAGCAGACCAGGCTTGTGCAGCTGCTGGGTGCTCTGGCTGAAAAAGTGCGGCAGGCAAGCAGCTCCACTCGACAG GTGGTGCTGCTGGAGGGTCTAGAGAGGGTACAGTCTTTCTTCCAGAAGAACAGCTGTCGACTCCCTATTACTCCCAGTCTGGTGGGAAAAGAACTCAATATCAAG GCCTGCTCTTTCTTCAATTCCAACGCTGTACCTCTGAAGATTGCACTGGTTAACGCAGACCCGCTGGGAGACGAGATTAACGTCATGTTTAAG GTTGGAGAGGATCTGAGGCAGGACATGTTGGCGCTGCAGATGATTCGGATTATGGATAGGATCTGGCTGCAGGAGGGACTGGACCTGCGCATTGTCAACTTCAAATGCATCTCTACTGGAAAAGATAAAG GCATGGTAGAGTTGGTTCCGTCTTCTGAAACGCTGAGGAAGATTCAGGTGGAGAACGGAGTGACGGGCTCCTTTAAGGACAAACCTCTTGCCGAGTGGCTCCGCAAGTATAACCCTGCTGAGGATGAATATGAAAAG GCCTCAGAGAATTTCATCTACACCTGCGCCGGATGCTGCGTGGCCACTTACATCCTAGGCATTTGTGACCGTCACAACGATAACATCATGCTGCGTTCCACCGGCCACATGTTCCACATAGACTTTGGGAAGTTCCTGGGTCACGCACAAATGATTGGGAGTTTTAAAAG ggACCGAGCACCATTTGTCTTAACCTCTGATATGGCCTACGTCATTAATGGAGGCGAGAGACCCACTAGTCGCTTCCAGCTTTTCGTTGACCTTTGCTCACAAGCCTACAACTTGATACGCAAACACTCCAACCTCTTCCTCAACCTGCTGTCTCTG ATGACACAGTCGGGTTTACCAGAGCTGACTGGAGTCCAAGATCTTAAATATGTGTATGATGCTCTTCAACCTCAGACGACAGATGCAGAAGCTACCATTTTCTTCACAAG GTTGATTGAATCCAGTCTGGGCAGTGTGGCCACAAAGTTTAATTTCTTTATCCATAATCTGGCCCAGCTGCGATTCTCTGGGCTTCCTTCCAATGACGAGCCAATCCTCTCCTTCGCTCCCCGGACGTACACTATGAAGCAGGACGGCAGGATTCGAGATGCCTCTGTATTTTCATTTCAGAAGAGATACAATCCAGACAAGCACTAT ACGTACGTTATACGGATCCTTAGGGAAGGTCAGAATGAGCCGCAGTTTGTCTTCCGCACCTTTGATGAGTTCCAGGAACTGCACAACAAGCTGACCATCCTTTTCCCTCTGTGGAAGTTGCCGGG ATTTCCCAGTAAAATGGTTCTGGGTCGTACACATATCAAGGATGTGGCATCCAAAAGGAAGGTGGAATTGAGCAGCTATGTGCACAATCTGATGAGGAGTTCAACAGAAGTCACTCAG tgtgaCATCATCTACACTTTCTTCCACCCTATTGCGAGAGATGACAAGACCGAGGGGGTCGAAGGACTCTCTAAAACTCCAG ATATGCCTCCAGTGAGTCCCACCACCGGCCGCGTGGAGGGTGAGGTGAAGCTGTCGGTGTCCTACCGAAACAGCACGCTCTTCATCATGGTCATGCACATTAAAGACCTG ATATCAAATGACGGTGCAGACCCAAACCCTTATGTGAAAACATACCTTCTCCCAGACCCCCACAAAACCTCCAAACGCAAAACAAAGATCGCCAGGAAAACTAGGAACCCGACATTTAATGAAATG CTGGTGTACAGCGGCTACAGTAAGGAAACCCTGAAACAAAGGGAACTTCAACTGAGCGTGCTCAGTGCGGAGTCTCTGCGAGAGAACTGCTATTTGG